In the Aquimarina spinulae genome, TACGCTACATGAATTCGATTTTCAATAGCTTTTCGCGTTGTACCAAGCATTTCGGCTATTTCTGCTTGTTTTTTACCTTCCACTTTATTCAACAAGAATGCAACACGTTGATCTTCGGTCAAAAGACTTAATGCTTTTTGATATCGTTTTAAGAATTGTTCCTGTTCGAGAATGAACTCGGGAGATTCGTTAGTATACTCTTTTGGTTTGATCTCTTTATATCTCAAAACCACTTTTTGGTGCTTGATTTCATTAAGCATCATATTATTGGCAACTGTAAACAGAAAGCCTTTTGCTTTATCTGGAGTAACATCTTTACATTTATCCAGAAGTTTCATAAAAGTATCCTGCATCTTATCATCCGGACTTAAAGATTCTCCGAATTTATAATAGAGATATTTAAATAAATCTTTAGAATATTCTTTATAAATCACAGAAAACACAGCGTCATCGCAAACATTTTCACGTAGTTTTTCTGGCATAAAACAATAAATATTTTTAATAAATGTAAAAAATATAAAATAATTAAGGGATTTTTAAACGTTAGTTGTTTTTATAATAGAAGGCTTTTCTAAAATAAAAACATGAAAACACAACAAAACTTTGTTTTACTTTTTTTGCCCCTGATTATATTAATCGTGTTCTCATCATGTAGAAGTGAGTCTGATATATTTATAGAAGATTTTGAAAATCAACCAATTAAACCTACTTCAAAAGCAGCAGATTTGATGCTAAAAGTTTCTATGAATGATGGATCTACTGATAATATAATTGATAATTCTACTTGTTTTACAGTAAAATTGCCAGTTACTGTAATTGCTAATGGATCAGAAGAAATTATTAACTCCGTTGAAGATTTTCAAATCATTGAAGATATTTTTGCGGAGTTTAATAATGACACAGATGAATTAGAAATTATTTTTCCCATTACAGTTATTTTTAATGATCATACCCAGGTTAGTGTAGAAAACCAAATTGAATTAGAAACCATAAATAGTAATTGCACAACCAACAATGAAAATATAGAATGTGTAGATTTTAAATATCCTTTCTCTATTTCTGTTTTTGATTCTCAAAGTGAACTCCTGCAAACTATCACTTTTAAAAGTGATAAGGAATTATTTAGGTTTTTGAAAAAATTAAAAGAAGAAGACATTGCAACTATCAACTTCCCTATTACGCTCATTTTTTCTGATAATACAGAAACAACAATAACCAGCATAGAAAATTTAGAGCAAACCATTGAAGATACTATCGACAGTTGTGATGATGATGATACCACTACTGATCTATTTACCCAAACTATTACAAAAGGAAAATGGGAAGTTCAAAAATATAAGGATAATCAAAATAATGAAACTCAAAATTACAAAGATTTTGTCTTTACTTTTTCTGAAGACGGCTCTGTATCTATAGAAAACACTGTGACCAATGAGATCATCGTTGGTAGCTGGTCTTTAATTACTAGAGCAGATGGAGGCCTTGATGCTAATTTAGAATTTGGTTCACAACCTCCTCTAGATAAACTTAACAACAGCAATTGGAATGTGAAAAAAACACAAGAAAATAGAATAATGCTAGATGATAGAAAAGATGATGGAATTAGCAAAGACGAGTTATTTTTTAAAAAAATATAATACTTAAAAGGGAAATATAGAAAAGTATTGAGTACAAATAAAATTATAAAGTTATGGTAGCAAAGAATAAAATATTAATAGGAGGAGCTTTAATAATTGTATACTGCATTTTTTTGGTTTACATTTTTATAGTCAAAACGAATATTTACAATTAAGAATAAAAATTTGATATAATTATCGCTGGGAACATAATCGTAATGGAATACATTAAAGGGTTTAATAAATCATCTGACAGGGGTAATTATCAGAAATTAATTAAATCATTACACGTCTCTAAATCAAATATTTAGAGACGTTTTTTTTTTTTAAAACATTCTTCTACTTCGCTTATTTAATTGTAACTCGTTTCAAAAAATCTTTAAAATACTTTTAGTTATAAACATAAGTCTTTTTTAGATATTCTTTATAAATCATAGTAAACATATTATGGTCACAGACATTAGTAAAAAAACATAAAATAATTAAAGGGATTTTTAAAAGTTAGTTGTTTCTATATTATAGGCTTTATCGAAAATACAACCATGAAAATGTAAAAGAACTTTAATTTAATTTTTGTTATCAAACTTTAAAATGAAATACTTTCAGATACAATAACTTACTGATTAAACTTAATAACAATTCTCAAATGTCTAGATTAAAAATAATTCTAAAGCGCAAAACTCTCATTTATGGAGCCTTGATGATAATCTATTGTGTTCTATTATTCTTAATATCTTTAAAAGCAACAGTCATTTAATTGAAAGTACACACAAAAACTGGGATGTGTATATACACATCCCAGTTTTTATAAACCTCTGAAAATAGATTTAATTTTTCATACGTAAGATCATTTTTTTTATTATTTCGGGGGTTTATTATTATATTTTTATTTGGGAAGAAGAGGTTATCTGAAAAGGTAACCTCTTCTTTAAATATAAAAATCCATACCTAAAAGATATCTTCTTTTCTTTTGAAACCTATTCATGAACACACCCTATTTGCAACAATTTAGCTGTAGAAAAAGACTTACTAATAAATATAAATTATTTTTTAACTCTCCTTTACTTGTATATCTTATAGAAATTGGATATTCGGTTATTGTTTCTTACAAGTTGACTCGGTATTCTATTTCAATATAAAACACTACATATACCCATAGTCTTAATCACATTTTTCATTTCCCTGAAAACAGGGGGTACTAAATAATTTACAAGATTTAATTTTCGGTTTTAATAATTGAAGTAATTTAAACTTTTTCGAAAAACAAAGAGGTTGACAATATTTGTGTTATCATACACAAGATATTTAAACACAATTCGTTATATTTTCATCATTAAACGATAACATAATAGCAATTGAACTATTCCTTTTTATGTAAAAAAAGAGTGCTACTCCTGGCATTTCTACAAAGGAATCTTAAATACTCTATTCTTTATAAGCTAAAGACAAGTGTTTAATCAAAGTATTTATATACAAAACCTCTTTTTATAAGAGTGTTTAAAAGAAGAAAATCGAAAAAATTTAAATCACTTCTTGGTTAAAAACACAATTTTGGAAAAAAAAGTAGCAGTTTTATTACCCGCGTATAATGAAGAAGTATCAATAGAAATTACAATTCAAAATTTTAAAAAAGCTTTACCTGAAGCCGATATTTGGGTTTGTGATAATAATAGTACCGATAATACAAGACAATTGGCATTAGATGCGGGAGCTATAGTTATAGATCAACCTTTAAAGGGAAAAGGAAATGCATTTAGAGCATTGCTCTCCCATGTGGATGCAGATGTTTATATATTGGCAGATGCGGATGATACGTATGAAGCAGATGCAGCCCCAAATTTGGTAAAAATACTTATAGAAAAAAATCTGGATATGGTTATTGGTGCCAGAGCAGGTCATAACGAAGGTCAATACAGATCGGGACATAAATTTGGTAATAAATTCTTTAGCAAATTTTTTTCGATCTTGTTTAAAATGAACATTAATGATTTATTTTCTGGTTATAGAGTATTCTCCCGTCGATTTGCAAAAACATTTCCTTGTTTTTCAAAAGGGTTCGAAATAGAGACAGAAATTAACGCACATCTAGTAACTT is a window encoding:
- a CDS encoding RNA polymerase sigma factor, producing the protein MPEKLRENVCDDAVFSVIYKEYSKDLFKYLYYKFGESLSPDDKMQDTFMKLLDKCKDVTPDKAKGFLFTVANNMMLNEIKHQKVVLRYKEIKPKEYTNESPEFILEQEQFLKRYQKALSLLTEDQRVAFLLNKVEGKKQAEIAEMLGTTRKAIENRIHVAYNKLKNTLDGFK
- a CDS encoding glycosyltransferase family 2 protein gives rise to the protein MEKKVAVLLPAYNEEVSIEITIQNFKKALPEADIWVCDNNSTDNTRQLALDAGAIVIDQPLKGKGNAFRALLSHVDADVYILADADDTYEADAAPNLVKILIEKNLDMVIGARAGHNEGQYRSGHKFGNKFFSKFFSILFKMNINDLFSGYRVFSRRFAKTFPCFSKGFEIETEINAHLVTYRLPFYEVSTKYFARAKGSESKLNKLSDGFRILFYLLLFLRDHSPLKVFSFLGIFLFIGSLILFFPVYSDFLNTGKVERFPTLFISSILGLGGFLSIFTGLILDGIKISRQANFMQQYNNS